Proteins encoded together in one Candidatus Eremiobacterota bacterium window:
- a CDS encoding ankyrin repeat domain-containing protein: MDFNVEDIFDAVEQNKPQVVERMVKKNPKLLQFKSSLFGRVPLHEAAKFGHPEVCRMLLDLGAPLEPLDKDGCTPLHIAAVSGKTEAAKLLVERGADKNAFNAEILTPLAMALSKGFSDTVEYLRSQGAFGDIFDAISRDDFDTVELYLAKGIDINNPDDQGKRPLHYAALKGHTPMAQFLLSKGAVLDVIDNEGYSPLHSAALEGHASVAQLLISKGAMTDSHASGGIGDTPLISAVQRGHREAVSVLLDKGADPNLADKHGKTPLHEASKEGHREIAELLLEKGASPAAATSDGKTPQDWAQEHHMQEIIDLFKARAGADGKGKEGKPIWKRLFGR; the protein is encoded by the coding sequence ATGGACTTTAATGTTGAAGACATTTTTGACGCCGTGGAGCAGAACAAGCCCCAGGTCGTCGAGCGCATGGTAAAGAAGAATCCCAAGCTCCTGCAGTTCAAGTCATCGCTCTTCGGAAGGGTGCCCCTCCATGAGGCGGCAAAATTCGGCCACCCTGAGGTCTGCAGGATGCTGCTGGACCTGGGAGCCCCACTGGAGCCTCTTGACAAGGACGGCTGCACCCCCCTTCACATCGCTGCCGTTTCCGGCAAGACCGAGGCGGCGAAGCTTCTTGTGGAGCGCGGCGCCGATAAGAATGCCTTCAATGCGGAGATACTGACGCCCCTGGCCATGGCCCTCTCGAAAGGCTTCAGCGATACAGTGGAATACCTCAGGTCCCAGGGCGCCTTCGGCGATATATTTGATGCCATCTCCCGCGATGATTTTGACACTGTCGAGCTTTACCTCGCCAAGGGGATAGACATCAACAACCCCGATGACCAGGGGAAAAGGCCCCTTCATTACGCGGCATTGAAGGGCCACACTCCCATGGCCCAGTTCCTTCTCTCCAAGGGAGCCGTGCTTGACGTCATCGACAACGAGGGGTATTCGCCTCTTCACAGCGCTGCCCTTGAAGGCCATGCGTCGGTGGCGCAGCTCCTTATCAGCAAGGGAGCCATGACAGATTCCCACGCGTCAGGGGGCATCGGCGACACCCCTCTTATCTCGGCGGTCCAGAGAGGGCACCGCGAGGCAGTCTCAGTCCTCCTTGACAAGGGGGCCGATCCAAACCTGGCGGACAAGCATGGAAAAACACCGCTCCATGAGGCATCAAAGGAAGGCCACCGTGAGATAGCGGAGCTTCTGCTGGAGAAAGGCGCCTCTCCGGCCGCCGCCACTTCTGACGGGAAAACTCCCCAGGACTGGGCGCAGGAACACCACATGCAGGAGATAATCGACCTTTTCAAGGCCAGAGCGGGTGCCGATGGCAAGGGCAAGGAAGGGAAGCCCATCTGGAAGCGCCTCTTCGGCCGCTAG
- a CDS encoding cation diffusion facilitator family transporter: MNEKASEKWDEKMNAAAVSVASNTTLVLSKIVIGFVTGSVSIISEAAHSANDLLASIIAFFSVREVRKPADDEHPFGHGKVENISGVIEALLIFFAAVFIIHEAVGKLIHGGEIEQIGLGVFVMGFSTVVNIGVSLYLFRVARKTGSMALEADAEHLRTDVYTSFGVMGGLVLIHFTGITVLDPIVAILVALYIGFIAIQLTRKTIRDLVDTRLTAEEENHIVDIIEGAPELIGYHHLRSRRSGKDKFIDFHALVSEKMDVKDSHDLTRRIEKCINDKLPGSNITIHIEPCSGSCDECSQSCSEAQREKKKSAKILPGELELREKIKEIVTCIQGVVGLHEVHVHRLKGKWEVHLDLIVPRSSLVIDGHETSIKVEDALRKSMDEEFGKISIHIEHEGHVDRF, translated from the coding sequence ATGAACGAAAAGGCTTCGGAGAAATGGGATGAGAAGATGAATGCGGCCGCCGTGTCGGTGGCCTCAAACACTACATTGGTGCTCTCAAAGATCGTCATCGGGTTTGTCACCGGCTCTGTCAGCATCATATCGGAGGCAGCCCACTCGGCCAACGATCTCCTCGCCTCCATCATCGCCTTCTTCTCGGTGCGGGAAGTGAGAAAGCCCGCCGATGACGAGCATCCTTTCGGCCATGGAAAGGTTGAGAACATCTCAGGCGTTATCGAAGCGCTCCTCATATTCTTTGCCGCGGTATTCATCATTCATGAGGCTGTCGGAAAGCTGATCCACGGCGGCGAGATTGAGCAAATAGGCCTCGGCGTCTTTGTGATGGGTTTTTCCACGGTGGTGAATATCGGAGTCTCCCTCTATCTCTTCAGAGTGGCCAGGAAGACAGGATCAATGGCCCTTGAGGCCGACGCTGAGCACCTGCGCACCGATGTCTATACCTCTTTCGGCGTCATGGGAGGCCTGGTGCTTATTCATTTTACAGGAATAACTGTTCTTGACCCCATAGTGGCCATTCTAGTGGCGCTCTATATCGGCTTTATCGCCATCCAGCTCACCAGGAAAACCATCAGGGACCTTGTGGACACCCGCCTCACGGCCGAGGAGGAAAACCACATAGTCGATATAATCGAGGGAGCTCCCGAGCTCATCGGCTACCACCACCTGCGTTCAAGGCGTTCAGGGAAGGACAAGTTCATTGACTTTCACGCCCTTGTGAGCGAGAAGATGGATGTGAAAGACTCCCATGACCTCACCAGGAGGATTGAAAAGTGCATCAATGACAAGCTTCCCGGCTCGAACATCACCATCCATATCGAGCCATGCTCGGGGTCATGCGACGAATGCAGCCAGTCCTGCAGCGAAGCCCAGAGGGAGAAGAAGAAGAGCGCCAAGATCCTTCCCGGGGAGCTCGAGCTCAGGGAGAAAATCAAGGAGATTGTCACCTGCATTCAGGGCGTCGTAGGTCTCCATGAGGTCCATGTGCACCGCCTGAAGGGGAAATGGGAGGTTCACCTCGATCTTATCGTGCCCCGGAGCAGCCTGGTGATCGACGGCCATGAGACCTCGATTAAGGTTGAGGACGCCCTCAGGAAAAGCATGGATGAAGAGTTCGGGAAGATCTCGATCCATATAGAGCACGAGGGGCACGTGGACAGGTTCTGA
- a CDS encoding PilZ domain-containing protein, producing MSDASEATLFPAERQEPSDPSPARERRKFRRKAILVKRMVLSELAKGNGSGQRQFYLHINDISDHGMKITTDIFIPEENLIRMKLLLEPPLEIDARVVWAREIGKGNYKMGLEFLGDSGHNSVEVPHLLEWVHTYEEKKRTYSLQAPVYCEILTEGTMKKFFPYVLSISPAAMEFTCDFPFPLTDEAVFSFSVHEKLSPVTVKGKILFQKDSTPPGGPDFLKKIYRVVVEFLEPPAVEKHLMEALDRRLIPRDE from the coding sequence GTGAGCGACGCGAGTGAAGCAACACTTTTTCCTGCGGAACGACAGGAACCATCAGATCCCTCTCCCGCAAGGGAAAGAAGAAAATTCAGACGGAAAGCTATTCTTGTCAAGAGAATGGTCCTCTCTGAGCTTGCCAAGGGGAATGGAAGCGGGCAGAGGCAGTTTTATCTTCATATCAATGATATCAGTGACCACGGCATGAAGATAACGACCGATATTTTCATCCCTGAAGAGAATCTCATCAGGATGAAGCTTCTGCTGGAGCCCCCCCTTGAGATTGATGCCAGGGTCGTCTGGGCAAGAGAGATCGGCAAGGGCAATTACAAGATGGGCCTGGAGTTCCTCGGAGATTCCGGCCATAACTCCGTCGAAGTGCCGCACCTCCTGGAATGGGTCCACACTTACGAGGAAAAGAAGAGGACCTATTCCCTCCAGGCTCCTGTCTATTGTGAAATCCTCACTGAAGGGACCATGAAAAAGTTTTTCCCCTATGTGCTCTCCATAAGCCCCGCCGCGATGGAGTTTACCTGCGATTTCCCCTTCCCGCTCACCGACGAGGCGGTCTTCTCATTCTCCGTCCATGAAAAGCTTTCGCCTGTCACAGTGAAAGGAAAAATACTTTTCCAGAAGGACAGCACACCGCCTGGCGGGCCGGATTTCCTGAAAAAAATATACAGGGTGGTCGTTGAGTTTCTTGAACCCCCTGCCGTGGAAAAGCACCTGATGGAAGCCCTGGATCGAAGGCTTATTCCAAGGGATGAATGA
- a CDS encoding MG2 domain-containing protein, whose product MENSQKASTKHSFLIGIFLFLLFVFFGIVYVTNMEKFAGNQETRIFMSDEMVRGGRGSCRLIVLGHPGNRPVANAKVKIVMALEGSKTVTVFEGVTDRNGTIQADFKVPDDTAAEKAKLLVTATSSKGSDRLESSFIIKSANRLYLSSDKPIYKPGETMHIRLLALSNTSLKPVTGKFTIEAYDGKGNKVFKKTGDTSQYGIASADFTLAELVNVGNYALKASMGQDKAERTVEVKKYVLPKYKVALTTDRTFYKPSDVIRGTVCVRYFFGKPAAGAKIWVDLSTADVARARIAKIEGTADAHGTYSFSTKLPPYFAGTPLQKGKALLFIEATAIDKAQHKDSVSSTVTIARESLLVQAVPEAGALVPGVENTVYLLASYPDGSPARATLSVKAQGKDFSLKTGTSGFASFAFVPSGNDLIEVNARDSKGATVAATLKPDERPAGSPLIRTEKAIYRIGETLGIEVIAPSSDKTVYLDILKGKQLILTRSGEVSQGKAFFKIDTTPDMRGTLTINAYSFQSASLLRDTRKVIVRESSDLLVRVAAGKGTYRPGEDATIEMTVSDASGSPQAAALGISIVDESVFALQEASAGLEKVYFFLEEQLAKPRYELCEHFVSDLKENINAGRPLDDEKVKIAFAGADVGELYAVNVNTYQKKLEELRIKKQKIIDSLGTKAFKVIFLVLLLVPCLVLILTVVHTFRKMKNRELFVNAKTDPQAHGDVLAMALTPWVMLIIPVLAVFTMKILDDMLNMNIPYQVEQKLPLFIITAELLVFIAYFVFMIQALRHEGVMRLPALRLTIIAMMVYLGALFLLFLILMSNELFHTNFQPSFDAQNLFILDIIGVFSLLVLLVFTIGVYTGDPERKTSPFLRLVMVILLLVAFAAVAAFMVPNFLRARGGGGQRGGPVDMPASSVNESLGPAGGGGGLIDAGGSFRAQSLSSVEKSVLPSAAMADKEKGVSGGSGSAEPYLRQYFPETLYFNPQVITDEKGRAAIKVTMADSITSWRLSAFASSLNGLLGSADHPIRVFQDFFVDLDLPVALTQGDEASLPVAIYNYLGTAQAVSLRLESAGSVELLSEPAQIVEPKAGSVSVAHFRIRARSPGMAQITVTARGTKLSDAIRKTLEIVPSGKEVVKSDSGWLKDGAKCSISIPPSAVAGSEKMYVKVYPGVFSSVVEGLEKIFVMPHGCFEQTSSTVYPNLLALDYMKKTGKITPEIEVKARGCVSAGYQRLLTFEVPGGGFSLYGQPPASIWLSAYGLMEFSDMRAVNDVDEKVIERTTQWLSSQESPDGSYQNDLRVTSYVAMALLEAGNKGAPGLSRTIAYLKAAAKNTQDPYLIALIANALALSEPDCGELQELFSKLESMKKADGDAVCWSTNSPTLSYCSGNMASVETTALAARAMLLSKSHPEMVKGALTYLVKAKDPNGTWYTTQPTVQALRTLSLASMTPQGKGSGEVDVLVNGSRVSHLSISEEQSDVLRLVDLTKYAKPGENKVELVASGQLASMYQVVGSHFVPWKAGEKRNEPLSIKLSYDRTTLRATDTVKATVALRNNLPAVAPMIILDLGIPPGFLVNGEDLDVLVEKKLIDRYELAGRQIIIYLGNLNPGQTKQLSYTLVAKYPIKAQSPPSRAYEYYNPDVEGFSQPVPFNTQ is encoded by the coding sequence ATGGAGAACAGTCAGAAAGCTTCGACAAAGCACTCATTTCTCATCGGGATTTTTCTCTTTCTTCTCTTTGTTTTTTTCGGTATCGTCTATGTGACCAACATGGAGAAATTTGCGGGGAACCAGGAGACGCGGATCTTCATGTCCGATGAGATGGTCAGGGGGGGAAGGGGCTCATGCCGACTCATTGTGCTGGGCCATCCCGGGAACAGGCCTGTCGCCAATGCAAAGGTGAAGATCGTCATGGCGCTGGAGGGCAGCAAGACTGTCACCGTCTTCGAGGGAGTCACCGACAGGAACGGCACCATCCAGGCAGACTTCAAGGTGCCTGACGACACGGCTGCCGAAAAGGCGAAGCTCCTTGTCACGGCGACTTCCTCAAAGGGCTCCGACCGCCTGGAGAGCTCCTTCATCATAAAGTCGGCGAACAGGCTCTATCTCTCGAGTGACAAGCCGATTTACAAGCCGGGCGAGACCATGCACATAAGGCTCCTGGCCCTCTCCAACACAAGCCTCAAGCCTGTCACGGGGAAGTTCACCATCGAGGCGTACGACGGCAAGGGGAACAAGGTCTTCAAGAAGACAGGCGACACCTCTCAATACGGCATCGCCTCGGCAGACTTCACCCTGGCAGAGCTCGTCAACGTGGGAAATTATGCCCTCAAGGCCTCCATGGGCCAGGACAAGGCCGAGAGGACCGTAGAGGTGAAGAAGTATGTCCTTCCCAAGTACAAGGTGGCCCTCACCACGGACAGGACCTTCTACAAGCCCTCCGATGTCATCAGGGGCACCGTCTGCGTGCGCTATTTCTTCGGAAAGCCCGCGGCAGGAGCCAAGATATGGGTCGATCTCTCGACGGCTGATGTCGCCAGGGCGAGGATTGCCAAGATAGAGGGCACCGCCGACGCACACGGCACTTACTCCTTCAGCACCAAGCTTCCCCCTTACTTTGCCGGGACTCCTCTCCAGAAAGGAAAGGCCCTGCTCTTCATCGAGGCCACAGCCATCGACAAGGCGCAGCACAAAGACTCCGTCAGCTCGACAGTCACCATTGCCCGCGAGTCCCTGCTTGTCCAGGCTGTTCCCGAGGCCGGTGCCCTTGTGCCGGGCGTCGAGAACACCGTCTACCTCCTCGCCTCTTACCCCGACGGCTCGCCTGCCCGGGCCACCCTCTCCGTGAAGGCCCAGGGGAAGGATTTTTCTTTGAAAACGGGCACTTCGGGATTTGCCTCCTTTGCCTTCGTTCCTTCGGGCAATGACCTGATTGAAGTCAATGCCCGCGACAGCAAGGGCGCCACCGTGGCAGCAACTCTCAAGCCCGATGAGAGGCCGGCGGGAAGCCCCCTTATCAGGACAGAAAAGGCTATTTACCGCATAGGAGAGACACTCGGGATAGAGGTTATCGCTCCTTCGTCGGACAAGACAGTTTATCTTGACATTCTGAAGGGGAAACAGCTCATCCTTACAAGGTCGGGCGAGGTCTCCCAGGGGAAAGCCTTTTTCAAGATTGACACCACGCCTGACATGAGAGGCACCCTCACCATCAACGCCTATTCCTTCCAGTCAGCTTCCCTGCTCCGTGATACGCGGAAAGTCATAGTCCGCGAAAGCAGCGACCTCCTCGTGCGCGTCGCCGCCGGCAAGGGCACTTACCGGCCCGGCGAGGATGCAACGATAGAGATGACGGTATCCGATGCCTCGGGAAGCCCCCAGGCGGCGGCCCTCGGCATCTCCATCGTTGACGAGAGCGTCTTCGCCCTCCAGGAGGCATCAGCAGGGCTGGAAAAGGTGTACTTCTTCCTCGAGGAGCAGCTTGCAAAGCCCCGCTACGAGCTTTGCGAGCATTTCGTAAGCGATCTGAAGGAGAATATCAACGCCGGCAGGCCTCTGGACGATGAGAAAGTAAAGATTGCCTTCGCCGGTGCCGACGTGGGCGAGCTGTACGCCGTAAATGTGAATACCTACCAGAAAAAGCTTGAAGAGCTCCGGATCAAGAAGCAGAAAATCATCGACTCGCTGGGAACAAAGGCCTTCAAGGTCATCTTCCTGGTGCTCCTCCTGGTGCCGTGCCTTGTGCTGATCCTCACGGTGGTCCACACCTTCCGCAAGATGAAGAACAGGGAGCTTTTCGTCAACGCGAAGACCGATCCCCAGGCCCATGGCGATGTCCTTGCAATGGCGCTGACGCCCTGGGTCATGCTTATCATCCCCGTGCTTGCCGTGTTCACCATGAAGATCCTTGACGACATGCTCAACATGAACATTCCTTACCAGGTGGAGCAGAAGCTGCCTCTCTTCATCATCACGGCAGAGCTCCTGGTCTTCATCGCCTATTTCGTGTTCATGATCCAGGCGCTCCGCCACGAGGGCGTGATGCGCCTCCCGGCGCTCAGGCTCACCATAATCGCGATGATGGTTTACCTGGGGGCCCTGTTCCTCCTCTTCCTGATTCTCATGTCCAATGAGCTTTTCCATACGAATTTCCAGCCCTCATTTGACGCCCAGAACCTTTTCATCCTTGATATCATAGGCGTTTTCTCGCTTCTGGTGCTGCTGGTCTTTACCATAGGAGTTTATACAGGCGATCCTGAGAGGAAGACCTCGCCGTTCCTGCGCCTGGTGATGGTGATCCTGCTCCTGGTGGCCTTTGCCGCGGTGGCAGCCTTCATGGTGCCGAATTTCCTCCGTGCGCGGGGAGGGGGCGGCCAGAGAGGAGGTCCGGTGGACATGCCGGCCTCGAGTGTCAATGAATCATTGGGTCCAGCCGGTGGAGGAGGCGGCCTCATTGACGCGGGAGGCTCCTTCAGGGCCCAGTCGCTCTCATCGGTTGAAAAGTCAGTGCTTCCCTCGGCGGCCATGGCTGATAAGGAAAAGGGTGTCTCAGGCGGCAGCGGGAGCGCCGAGCCTTACCTCCGCCAGTATTTCCCCGAGACGCTCTACTTCAATCCCCAGGTCATCACCGACGAGAAGGGCAGGGCCGCCATCAAGGTCACCATGGCGGACTCCATCACCTCATGGCGCCTCTCGGCCTTCGCCTCGTCCCTCAACGGGCTCCTGGGCTCAGCCGATCACCCCATCAGGGTCTTCCAGGATTTCTTTGTCGATCTCGATCTGCCCGTGGCTCTCACGCAGGGTGATGAAGCGTCCCTCCCCGTGGCCATCTACAATTACCTGGGCACCGCCCAGGCAGTATCGCTGAGGCTTGAGTCCGCCGGCAGCGTGGAGCTCCTCTCGGAGCCTGCTCAGATCGTGGAGCCTAAGGCGGGCAGCGTCTCGGTAGCCCATTTCAGGATAAGGGCCCGCTCTCCCGGCATGGCGCAGATAACGGTGACGGCACGGGGCACGAAGCTCTCCGATGCCATCAGGAAAACCCTTGAGATCGTCCCCTCGGGCAAAGAGGTCGTCAAGAGCGACAGCGGGTGGCTCAAGGACGGGGCAAAGTGCAGCATCTCAATCCCGCCCTCTGCCGTGGCCGGGTCGGAAAAAATGTACGTCAAGGTCTATCCCGGCGTGTTCAGCTCAGTCGTGGAAGGGCTCGAGAAGATATTTGTCATGCCCCATGGCTGCTTTGAGCAGACCTCATCAACGGTCTATCCCAACCTTCTAGCCCTTGATTACATGAAAAAGACGGGCAAGATCACTCCCGAGATCGAGGTCAAGGCCAGGGGATGCGTGAGCGCCGGCTACCAGAGGCTTCTCACCTTCGAGGTTCCCGGCGGCGGCTTCTCGCTTTACGGGCAGCCCCCCGCCAGTATCTGGCTCAGCGCTTACGGCCTGATGGAATTCAGCGACATGAGGGCAGTCAACGATGTCGATGAGAAGGTCATTGAGCGGACCACACAGTGGCTCAGCTCCCAGGAAAGCCCCGACGGGTCATACCAGAATGACCTGAGGGTCACTTCCTACGTGGCGATGGCCCTCCTTGAGGCGGGGAACAAGGGCGCTCCGGGCCTTTCCAGGACCATCGCCTACCTCAAGGCCGCGGCAAAAAACACCCAGGACCCTTACCTCATAGCCCTCATTGCCAACGCCCTTGCGCTTTCCGAGCCTGACTGCGGCGAGCTCCAGGAACTGTTCTCAAAGCTTGAATCGATGAAGAAGGCTGACGGTGATGCAGTATGCTGGAGCACGAACTCCCCTACCCTCTCTTACTGCTCGGGGAACATGGCCTCCGTGGAGACGACGGCTCTCGCCGCCAGGGCTATGCTTCTCTCAAAGAGCCATCCAGAGATGGTGAAGGGCGCCCTCACCTACCTTGTGAAAGCAAAGGATCCCAACGGCACATGGTACACCACGCAGCCCACGGTGCAGGCCCTGAGGACACTGTCCCTCGCATCGATGACTCCCCAGGGGAAGGGGTCAGGCGAGGTGGACGTGCTGGTCAACGGGAGCAGGGTGAGCCATCTCTCGATAAGCGAGGAGCAGTCAGATGTGCTCCGCCTCGTCGATCTCACGAAATACGCGAAGCCCGGTGAAAATAAAGTGGAGCTCGTGGCCTCGGGGCAGCTCGCCTCGATGTACCAGGTCGTGGGAAGCCATTTTGTCCCCTGGAAGGCCGGCGAGAAGAGGAATGAGCCCCTCTCCATAAAGCTCTCCTATGACAGGACCACCCTCAGGGCCACCGACACCGTGAAGGCGACGGTGGCCCTGAGGAACAACCTCCCCGCGGTGGCTCCCATGATTATCCTGGACCTGGGCATCCCGCCGGGATTTCTTGTGAACGGCGAGGACCTTGACGTGCTCGTGGAAAAAAAGCTCATAGATCGCTATGAGCTCGCGGGGCGCCAGATCATCATCTACCTCGGGAATCTGAATCCAGGCCAGACTAAGCAGCTCAGCTACACCCTTGTGGCCAAGTATCCCATTAAGGCCCAGAGCCCACCGTCGCGGGCTTATGAATATTACAACCCCGACGTGGAAGGCTTCAGCCAGCCCGTCCCCTTTAATACACAGTAG
- a CDS encoding ankyrin repeat domain-containing protein, protein MLRAVKLNDIDEVKKALESCPSLGGCDSEGLTALHIAALNGNTEIAALLLVRGAPVNAADRRKMTPLMYAVMGDHLDAVRVLLEGGASPDEKDAHGFTALHMASQGGHRDLVALLAEYGASLEEQDAHYVDPLRAAAARGHAEAEGELISRGAPWKGCETIFEAIGKHDYRALRDLSGYAEHLASKGRDGATALHAAVIEDDEGMIELLIERGADLNARDSHGRTPLHRAASRGCLSSAGVLLRKGASLDDRDLDGRTALHYAAARGNAPMAEQLLARGADSTIKDSDGRRPRRLAEKAGHREVLALFKKHGIVR, encoded by the coding sequence GTGCTCAGAGCAGTGAAGCTCAACGATATTGACGAGGTGAAGAAAGCCCTGGAGAGCTGCCCGTCCCTTGGAGGCTGCGACAGCGAGGGCCTTACGGCGCTCCATATTGCGGCCCTGAACGGCAATACGGAGATTGCTGCGCTTCTCCTGGTGCGGGGAGCCCCTGTGAATGCCGCCGACAGGAGGAAAATGACGCCCCTCATGTACGCAGTCATGGGAGACCACCTCGACGCGGTAAGAGTTCTGCTTGAGGGGGGGGCCTCTCCCGATGAAAAGGACGCCCATGGCTTCACGGCCCTTCATATGGCTTCGCAGGGAGGGCACAGGGATCTTGTGGCCCTTCTCGCCGAATATGGAGCTTCCCTGGAGGAGCAGGATGCACATTACGTCGATCCCCTCAGGGCTGCCGCAGCCAGGGGCCATGCAGAGGCTGAAGGTGAGCTCATATCCCGCGGCGCCCCATGGAAGGGGTGCGAAACGATATTTGAAGCTATTGGGAAGCATGATTACCGGGCTCTGAGGGATCTCTCAGGATATGCAGAGCACCTTGCCTCAAAAGGCCGTGATGGTGCTACGGCCCTCCATGCCGCAGTCATTGAGGATGATGAAGGGATGATCGAGCTTCTGATCGAGAGAGGCGCCGATTTGAATGCCAGGGACTCCCATGGAAGGACGCCTCTTCACCGGGCAGCTTCGAGGGGCTGCCTCTCGTCTGCGGGGGTGCTCCTCAGGAAAGGAGCATCTCTCGATGACAGGGACCTTGACGGCAGGACTGCCCTCCATTATGCCGCTGCCAGGGGGAATGCCCCCATGGCGGAGCAGCTCCTCGCAAGGGGCGCCGACTCCACCATCAAGGACAGTGACGGGAGAAGGCCCCGCCGCCTTGCGGAGAAAGCAGGCCACAGGGAAGTGCTTGCCCTTTTCAAAAAGCATGGCATTGTAAGGTAG